From one Lolium rigidum isolate FL_2022 chromosome 4, APGP_CSIRO_Lrig_0.1, whole genome shotgun sequence genomic stretch:
- the LOC124646692 gene encoding putative cyclin-dependent kinase F-2, translated as MTSAAAFERRRPPGYEPLARLGAGMNGEVFKAWDTKENRIVAVKRLSGTGTTGGDDLIFSGLQEVWRECRCLRTCDGIPSVMKLLDKVVPKVNSDDSFLIMEYAGRLNLRGYMQRRAHRHRRFSEAEVCRIMKELLEGVSSVHSTGIMHLDIRPENVILDDGTEDRTERRPKNKKGAMIQDGELKEDDIVYKIGGFGISRKERGPKQPEVTIATAYSAPELLLHSCEYDERVDTWGLGCIMADLLSGTGMPTFGPDDSEEKIMSKVFCVVDPKSKKIKDWAGYSGIAPEWKSKVPGQNKSKLPRIAAGLKTKLLGDPLRRRFPLWRLSSAGFEVLIGLLESNPAKRLTAAEALEKPWFHQD; from the exons ATGACGTCCGCGGCTGCTTTT gagcggcggcggccaccGG GCTACGAGCCGCTGGCGAGGCTGGGCGCGGGCATGAACGGTGAGGTGTTCAAGGCGTGGGACACCAAGGAGAACCGGATCGTCGCCGTGAAGCGGCTCAGCGGGACAGGGACCACCGGCGGCGACGACTTAATCTTCTCCGGCCTTCAAGAGGTCTGGCGGGAGTGCAGGTGTCTGAGGACGTGCGACGGCATCCCCTCGGTCATGAAGCTCCTGGATAAAGTCGTCCCCAAGGTCAATTCGGACGACTCCTTCCTCATCATGGAGTACGCCGGCCGCCTCAACCTACGCGGCTACATGCAGCGCCGTGCCCATCGTCACCGTCGGTTCTCCGAGGCCGAGGTGTGCCGGATCATGAAGGAGCTCCTCGAGGGGGTCAGCTCCGTGCACAGCACGGGCATCATGCACCTGGACATCAGGCCCGAGAACGTCATCCTCGACGACGGCACGGAGGAtaggacggagaggaggcccaagaACAAGAAAGGGGCGATGATCCAAGACGGCGAGCTCAAGGAGGATgacatcgtctacaagatcggaggcttcgggatctc gagGAAAGAGCGTGGCCCGAAGCAGCCGGAGGTGACCATTGCGACAGCGTACAgcgcgccggagctcctcctGCACTCGTGCGAGTACGACGAGCGCGTGGACACGTGGGGGCTCGGATGCATAATGGCCGACCTCCTTTCGGGCACCGGCATGCCCACCTTCGGCCCCGACGACTCGGAAGAAAAGATCATGAGCAAAGTGTTCTGCGTCGTCGACCCTAAGAGTAAGAAGATCAAGGACTGGGCTGGGTACTCGGGGATAGCGCCAGAGTGGAAGTCGAAGGTGCCCGGGCAAAACAAGTCGAAGCTTCCGAGGATAGCAGCAGGATTGAAGACGAAGCTACTCGGGGATCCTCTTCGGCGCCGGTTCCCCTTATGGAGGCTGTCGTCCGCCGGCTTCGAGGTGCTCATCGGGCTCCTAGAGAGTAACCCGGCGAAGCGGCTCACCGCAGCGGAGGCGCTCGAGAAGCCTTGGTTCCACCAGGACTGA
- the LOC124646693 gene encoding putative cyclin-dependent kinase F-2 — MAASTSGSGGGHRNQAVWPAYMARYEPLARLGAGMNGEVFKAWDTKESRVVAVKRLSGTGTTGGDDLIFSGLQEVWRECRCLRTCDGIPSVVKLLDKVVPKVNSDDSFLVMEYAGRINLRGYMQRRAHRRRRFSEAEVCRIMKELLEGVNSVHGTGIMHLDIRPENVILDDGTEDRTERRPKNKKGAMIQDGELKEDAIVYKIGGFGISRKKERGPKQPEVTIATAYSAPELLLHSCEYDERVDMWGLGCIMADLLSGTGMPTFGPDDSEEKIMSKVFRVVDPKCKKIKDWAGYSGIAAEWKSKLPGKNKSKLPRIAAGLKTKILGDPLRRRFPLRRLSSAGFEVLSGLLESNPAKRLTAAEALEKPWFREDCR; from the coding sequence ATGGCTGCTTCCACGAgtgggagcggcggcggccaccGGAATCAGGCTGTCTGGCCTGCTTACATGGCGCGCTACGAGCCGCTGGCGAGGCTGGGCGCGGGCATGAACGGCGAGGTGTTCAAGGCGTGGGACACCAAGGAGAGCCGGGTCGTCGCCGTGAAGCGGCTCAGCGGGACCGGGACCACTGGCGGCGACGACTTAATCTTCTCCGGTCTTCAAGAGGTCTGGCGGGAGTGCAGGTGCCTGAGGACGTGCGACGGCATCCCCTCCGTCGTGAAGCTCCTGGACAAAGTCGTCCCCAAGGTCAATTCCGACGACTCCTTCCTCGTCATGGAGTACGCCGGCCGCATCAACCTACGCGGCTACATGCAGCGCCGTGCCCATCGCCGTCGTCGGTTCTCCGAGGCCGAGGTGTGCCGGATCATGAAGGAGCTCCTGGAGGGGGTCAACTCCGTGCACGGCACCGGCATCATGCACCTGGACATCAGGCCCGAGAACGTCATCCTTGACGACGGCACGGAGGAcaggacggagaggaggcccaagaacaagaagggggcGATGATCCAAGACGGCGAGCTCAAGGAGGACgccatcgtctacaagatcggaggcTTCGGGATCTCCCGGAAGAAAGAGCGCGGCCCGAAGCAGCCGGAGGTGACAATTGCGACAGCGTACAgcgcgccggagctcctcctGCACTCGTGCGAGTACGACGAGCGCGTCGACATGTGGGGGCTCGGATGCATAATGGCCGACCTCCTCTCGGGCACCGGCATGCCCACCTTCGGCCCCGACGACTCGGAAGAAAAAATCATGAGCAAAGTGTTCCGCGTCGTCGACCCTAAATGCAAGAAGATCAAGGACTGGGCTGGGTACTCGGGGATAGCGGCAGAGTGGAAGTCGAAGCTGCCCGGAAAAAACAAGTCCAAGCTGCCAAGGATAGCGGCAGGGTTGAAGACGAAGATACTCGGGGATCCTCTTCGGCGCCGGTTCCCCTTACGGAGGCTGTCGTCCGCTGGCTTCGAGGTGCTCAGCGGGCTCCTAGAGAGTAACCCGGCGAAGCGGCTCACCGCAGCGGAGGCGCTGGAGAAGCCTTGGTTCCGGGAGGACTGCCGATGA